The Marinobacter subterrani genome has a segment encoding these proteins:
- a CDS encoding metallophosphatase domain-containing protein, with protein sequence MSQFGATREERLMRLVCISDTHGFHEHIGSIPDGDVLIHAGDALGRGTLEELEQLDAWFGRQNHTHKILIAGNHDWCFEREPEQAKNVVTNAVYLRDSGVELDGLRFWGSPYTPAHLNWAFNKERGSDIAEHWDLILQNTDVLITHGPPHGVLDMVCGRKRFLNVGCEDLWKRVQKLSLKAHIFGHIHECWGMCELMPRATPLFVNASICSERFKPVRSAVVIDI encoded by the coding sequence ATGAGCCAGTTTGGTGCAACAAGGGAAGAGAGGCTTATGAGATTGGTGTGCATTTCCGATACGCATGGTTTTCATGAACACATTGGCTCTATTCCTGATGGTGATGTGCTGATACACGCCGGAGATGCTCTTGGACGCGGCACTTTGGAGGAACTGGAGCAGCTTGATGCCTGGTTTGGCCGTCAGAATCATACCCACAAAATTCTCATCGCGGGTAACCATGACTGGTGTTTCGAGAGAGAACCAGAACAGGCGAAAAACGTCGTGACCAATGCTGTCTATCTGCGGGACAGCGGTGTCGAGCTGGATGGTTTGCGGTTCTGGGGAAGTCCCTATACACCGGCCCACCTCAATTGGGCCTTCAATAAAGAACGCGGAAGCGATATCGCCGAACACTGGGACCTAATCCTTCAGAATACAGATGTTTTGATTACTCATGGTCCACCCCATGGCGTGTTGGACATGGTGTGTGGTCGGAAACGGTTCCTCAATGTTGGATGCGAGGATTTATGGAAACGTGTACAGAAACTCTCTCTCAAAGCGCACATTTTTGGGCACATCCACGAATGCTGGGGTATGTGCGAGTTGATGCCGAGGGCAACACCGCTTTTTGTGAACGCAAGCATATGCAGTGAACGATTCAAGCCGGTTCGTTCTGCTGTTGTTATCGATATCTAG
- the ovoA gene encoding 5-histidylcysteine sulfoxide synthase has translation MNSIAPKVSALIQSEMNGDFFPRSVNLVKGHVDTKRKEILYTFLKTFDKYESLFTLLKDEQAFYEKPIELRHPLIFYLGHTAVFFINKLLLAKVIEKRINPKFESMFAVGVDEMSWDDLDESHYYWPPLEEVMAYRRMVRRTVANVIRSLPMSLPIDWDSAFWPILMGIDHERIHLETSSVLIRQHQLSRVKKHTLWSSVPYSGNAPCNELLPVSAGTVTLGIDNQAEYYAWDNEYGTHEAEVESFEASKYLVSNREFFEFFKDNGYLTDKYWSEEGLQWREFSNVSHPTFWVWRGEWHLRLLAEEVPMRWDWPVEVNFHEAKAFCVWKSEKTGSPIRLPTEDEWYRLVDEAGVKELADERAKSNLHLDYGASSCPVNWFQHGAWFDVVGNVWQWTETPTYPFEGFKVHPLYDDFTTPTFDNQHMLMKGGSWISTGNEARLSSRYAFRAHFFQHAGFRYVASNAKPKQQYVPYEHENSVSKELDFHYGPTYLEVSNFHQNIVEELLPFVERRGRALDIGCSCGRSSFELARLFETVEGVDFSANYIQKAWQIAETGQVRYVVPTEGDLVDYREANLNQLSLAETASRVHFSQSDASNLRASLVGFDLILAVNVIDRIHDPVQFLTDMSTRLHEGGILVIASSYDWDHRLTPRKNWLGGFKKDGESLTTLEGLKQALQPSFELINQPQQIPFARRETQNRFQFGYCELTIWKQRVVGS, from the coding sequence ATGAACTCCATTGCTCCAAAAGTTAGTGCTTTGATTCAGTCCGAAATGAACGGTGACTTCTTCCCGAGATCTGTGAATTTGGTGAAAGGACATGTGGACACCAAGAGAAAGGAAATTCTTTACACGTTCCTGAAAACGTTTGACAAGTACGAATCCCTGTTCACCCTTTTGAAAGACGAACAGGCGTTCTATGAGAAACCCATCGAGCTGCGACACCCTCTAATCTTTTATCTCGGTCACACCGCCGTATTCTTCATCAATAAATTATTATTGGCGAAGGTAATCGAAAAACGAATCAATCCGAAGTTTGAATCCATGTTTGCGGTTGGCGTTGACGAGATGAGCTGGGACGATCTCGACGAATCCCATTACTACTGGCCGCCGTTGGAGGAAGTGATGGCCTATCGGAGAATGGTCCGAAGAACCGTCGCCAACGTCATCCGAAGCCTTCCAATGTCATTGCCGATTGATTGGGATAGCGCCTTTTGGCCCATTCTCATGGGGATTGATCACGAACGCATTCATCTCGAAACATCGTCGGTTCTGATTCGTCAACACCAACTCTCCCGGGTAAAGAAGCATACTCTTTGGTCGTCGGTGCCCTATTCGGGAAACGCGCCATGCAACGAGCTTCTTCCCGTGTCTGCCGGCACAGTTACCCTTGGCATTGATAACCAGGCCGAGTATTACGCCTGGGACAACGAATACGGGACACACGAGGCCGAAGTCGAATCCTTCGAGGCATCGAAGTACCTTGTCAGCAATCGGGAATTTTTCGAGTTCTTCAAGGATAACGGCTACCTCACCGATAAGTATTGGTCTGAGGAGGGGCTGCAATGGCGGGAATTTTCGAACGTTTCCCATCCTACGTTTTGGGTCTGGCGTGGTGAGTGGCATTTACGCCTGCTAGCTGAAGAGGTTCCGATGAGATGGGATTGGCCCGTCGAGGTGAACTTTCACGAAGCCAAGGCCTTTTGTGTTTGGAAGTCAGAGAAAACCGGATCTCCGATTCGCCTGCCAACGGAAGATGAGTGGTATCGACTGGTCGACGAGGCTGGTGTAAAGGAACTCGCGGATGAGCGCGCCAAGAGTAATCTGCACCTGGACTATGGGGCGTCTTCCTGTCCGGTCAACTGGTTCCAACACGGTGCCTGGTTTGATGTGGTGGGCAACGTTTGGCAATGGACTGAAACTCCGACTTACCCCTTCGAAGGCTTCAAGGTCCACCCGCTGTACGACGATTTCACGACGCCTACGTTTGATAACCAGCACATGCTGATGAAAGGCGGGTCCTGGATCTCAACGGGAAACGAAGCACGACTGTCATCTCGGTACGCATTCCGGGCGCATTTTTTCCAGCATGCTGGTTTCCGGTATGTAGCCTCGAATGCCAAGCCGAAACAGCAATACGTCCCTTACGAGCACGAAAACTCAGTCTCAAAGGAACTGGATTTCCACTACGGTCCAACCTATCTGGAAGTTTCCAACTTTCATCAAAACATTGTTGAAGAGTTGCTCCCCTTTGTAGAACGACGCGGCAGGGCGTTGGACATCGGTTGCTCGTGTGGTCGGTCCAGTTTCGAGCTCGCACGACTGTTCGAAACAGTGGAGGGCGTGGATTTCTCCGCGAATTACATTCAGAAGGCCTGGCAGATCGCCGAAACCGGACAGGTCCGCTATGTTGTCCCTACTGAAGGCGACCTGGTCGATTACCGGGAAGCCAATCTGAATCAGCTGAGCCTTGCCGAAACCGCGTCAAGGGTTCACTTCAGCCAGAGCGATGCGTCCAACCTTAGGGCATCGTTGGTTGGTTTTGACCTGATACTGGCCGTGAACGTGATCGATCGTATTCATGACCCCGTGCAGTTTCTGACAGACATGTCCACGCGTCTTCATGAAGGGGGCATCCTTGTGATTGCCTCATCCTACGATTGGGATCACCGTCTGACACCGAGAAAAAACTGGTTAGGCGGTTTCAAGAAAGACGGCGAGTCCTTGACTACCCTCGAAGGACTCAAACAAGCACTGCAGCCGTCGTTCGAGCTCATTAACCAACCTCAGCAGATCCCCTTCGCTCGGCGGGAAACCCAAAATCGTTTTCAGTTTGGCTACTGCGAACTGACGATCTGGAAGCAGCGGGTGGTTGGTTCCTGA
- a CDS encoding RNA polymerase sigma factor, whose translation MKISIDSLSSRSTIGPQTPEDELVKLAKQGHETAVREVIRRLNPRLFRIARGIMDNDAEAEEIVQETYLIAFSRIGEFRGDAKLSTWATKIALNAARMRLRKRHPTEEYDSVSEEFHQEASVIAFPGARQRSPENEHGVAQFREWVESAVSELPGPLRVVFVLREAEGMALADIAADLGITVMTVKTRLFRSRRHLKTLLESRIKGGFETVYPFDGARCAHMADSVVELLADFIRPPS comes from the coding sequence ATGAAAATTTCGATCGACTCCCTATCGTCCAGGTCCACCATTGGTCCACAGACCCCTGAAGATGAGCTTGTCAAACTCGCAAAACAGGGTCATGAAACGGCCGTGCGAGAGGTAATCAGAAGGCTTAATCCACGCCTGTTTCGTATCGCCCGAGGTATTATGGATAACGATGCCGAGGCCGAGGAGATCGTCCAGGAAACCTACCTCATTGCCTTTTCCCGAATTGGCGAATTTCGTGGGGATGCCAAACTCTCAACCTGGGCCACCAAAATCGCGTTAAATGCTGCCCGAATGCGATTGAGAAAACGTCATCCGACCGAAGAATACGACTCGGTCTCTGAAGAATTCCATCAGGAAGCATCCGTCATAGCGTTTCCAGGTGCCAGGCAACGTTCTCCCGAGAACGAACATGGTGTTGCGCAGTTCCGGGAATGGGTCGAATCAGCAGTCTCTGAACTGCCCGGTCCTCTTCGGGTTGTGTTTGTCCTCAGAGAGGCAGAAGGGATGGCGTTGGCCGACATTGCGGCTGACCTCGGTATTACCGTAATGACCGTCAAGACACGCCTGTTCCGCTCCAGACGACACCTTAAGACGTTACTGGAGTCGCGTATCAAGGGTGGGTTTGAAACGGTCTATCCATTTGATGGCGCTCGCTGCGCCCATATGGCGGATTCCGTTGTTGAGCTGCTTGCTGATTTTATCCGTCCTCCCAGTTAG
- a CDS encoding plastocyanin/azurin family copper-binding protein: MTEAVGESQVVIKMQGTPRGERVWFDPKGVAVAPGTTITFINQDPGNSHTVTAYHPEYFDRVRRMPKAAKPFDSGYLLPNQTFSLTLTVPGVYDYYCVPHEMAAMVGRIVVGTPEMVDWDSSALRAGGVSGHVMTQFPSIRDIFNAS, from the coding sequence GTGACTGAGGCTGTTGGCGAAAGCCAGGTCGTTATCAAGATGCAAGGCACACCCAGGGGTGAGAGGGTTTGGTTTGATCCAAAGGGCGTTGCCGTAGCCCCGGGCACGACAATCACCTTCATCAATCAGGACCCCGGGAATTCCCACACGGTGACCGCGTACCACCCTGAGTATTTTGATCGGGTGCGGCGGATGCCAAAGGCTGCCAAACCGTTCGACAGTGGCTATTTGCTTCCGAACCAGACATTCAGTCTGACCCTGACGGTTCCTGGCGTTTATGACTATTACTGCGTGCCGCATGAAATGGCGGCTATGGTTGGGCGGATCGTCGTTGGAACGCCTGAAATGGTGGATTGGGATAGTTCTGCTCTGCGTGCGGGCGGAGTGAGTGGACATGTAATGACTCAATTCCCTTCGATTCGCGATATTTTTAATGCAAGCTAA